Genomic DNA from Cydia splendana chromosome 14, ilCydSple1.2, whole genome shotgun sequence:
CACCGACAAAGCGGGCACAAAGCGGCGTTCCATACTCCTTACGACGTTGGTGGAAGAAACTTACCGCGTTGCAAAAGATTTGGTGTATCCAAAAACGTTGAACACCATTGTATATTCTACCCTCCTTGAAAAGCTGGATGCTCATTTTGAGTCACCTAGGTGTTCGTTTGCTGAAcgatataaattttataaagcGGAGCAACGGACCGGCGAAGATCTGGGGGAGTGGGCAGCGCGAGTGCGAAGTTTGGCACAGTTCTGCGGGTTTACGACGGAGCTCGATACAGCGCTGCGGGATCGTTTCGTTCTCGGGCTCGAGAACGCTAAAGAACGAGAGAAGTTGTTTGCGGAGAGCGTGGACAAGCTGACCTTTAGCAAGGCGTTACATCTGGCCCAGGCTACTCGCAGCGCCCGGCAGGGCCTGCAAGCGACCGGCTCGGCCAGGCAGACGGGGGGAGCCAGCGGCGGCGAGGTGTTCGCGGTGCGCGCGGGCGCCGCGCGGTCCCAACCAAACAACTCTAATAATACAAGACAAGCCTGTGCAGTATGCGGATACAAAAACCATACCAAGGACAAGTGCCGTTacattaattactcgtgtaaaaAGTGCAACACTAAAGGACACCTAAGTAGGATGTGTAAAATGAGTGATAAAAAGTTTAACTTCATTGCTGAGGAAACCGATGACATACATGAAGGTATCGtagatgtttatttatatagtaTCAGATGTGATAACGGGGAGCCTATGCAGCAGGTGGTGTCGATGGCTAGCGAGAGCGTATTATGCGAGGTAGACAGCGGAAGCGCTGTTTCAGTGCTACCTGTTAGTGTTTATGACGCTTTATTTAAAGGAAAATATGCCTTAAAGAGATCCAATGTACGATTAAACTGTTATAATGGTAGCAAAATATTTCCTTTAGGCCGAGTTTTATTACCGATTACTTTTGAAACTAGAACAGAGGAAATTGACATGTTTATTATCGAGGATACAGCGGATCAGCCAATTTTGTTAGGAAGAGATTTCATTACCAAGTTTGATTTACATCTGTGCAGTAAGAATTGTAACCATTTGAATAGCGAGGATGACGTCATCCGGTCATTAAAGGATAAATATTCGAAAGTTTTTTCTAACGAGTTGGGCaggtttaataaatataaaataaatcaaaaactaAAAGAGGATGCgcaatttaaattttttaaaccTCGAACCGTGCCCTTGGCCTTAAAACCTAAAGTCGAGGAGGAACTGAACAGATTGGTTGATTTAGGTATTTTGGAAAAGGTTAGTCATTCCGATATGGCTACACCCATTGTCCCTGTTTTACGCCCCGACGGCAATATACGAATTTGCGGTGACTATTCCGTGACCTTGAATAAatcattgtttatcgataaagcccttgctacacggtcgccgacaagcccccaGTCCGCGTGGActtggtccgtcccggaccgtgtagacagttgtttccaacaaaatttgaccaaaactgaccaaggacagaccaaggtcagacggttagaaggcttgtcggcgaccgtgtagcaagggcttaacTATCCATTGCCGCGTATCGAAGACCTATTTTCTAGGTTACATGGGGGGGAAGAATTCTCGAAATTGGATTTATCTAGGGCATACAACCAGTGTGAGCTGGATGAGGCATCAAAGAAATTGACGTGTATAAACACACACAAAGGGCTTTATTGTTACACACGCCTCGTTTTTGGCTTATCCTCTGCGCCGTGTATTTTTCAgcaaattatcgaaaaattacTTTCGGGAATCGACGGAATTTGCATTTTTCTCGACGATGTACTTATAACTGGACCGACCCGAAAAATACACGTCGAGAGGCTCGAGCAAGTCCTTAGTCGACTTAATGACGCCGGTTTGTGCTTAAAACAGGATAAATGCGAGTTATTTAGGAGTTCTGTGGAATACTTAGGGTTTGTAATCGATAAAGATGGATTACATAAATCCAAAAATAAAGTTCAAGCCATTCTTAATGCTAAAAGTCCGAAAAATGTATCTGAGCTTCAATCTTTTCTAGGTTTGTTAAATTACTATCGGGCATTCGTACCTAATGCTTCGGGTATTTTAAACCCGTTGTATGCGTTGCTAAAAAAAGATTGTAAATGGTATTGGGGCGTCGAGCAAGAGGAGTCATTTCTGAGAATAAAAAAGGAGTTAGCGAGTGAGCGAATGTTAGCACACTACAACCCGGATTACGTCACGATTTTGACCACGGACCGGCGGCTTTAGGGGCTATTTTAGCTCAAAAACAGCCGGACGGCTCCGAGCGCGTTGTCGCTTACGCCTCCCGCTCGCTCACGCCTAGCGAAAAAAACTATGCTCAGATACAAAAAGAAGCGGCATCATTAATTTTTGGAATAAAGAAATTCCATTATTATTTGTACGGCAGATCGGTGCCTTTTGTTTTAAGAACGGACCACAAACCCTTAGTATCAATTTTCGGATCCAAAAAAGGTGTTCCCGAATTAGCAGCAAATCGGTTGCAGCGTTATGCTATATTTCTGTCGGCTTATAACTATGAGATCGAATATGTAAAAAGCGAACATAACGTTGCAGACTACTTGTCTAGGGCCACACTGGATGAAACGCAAGGGTGTCCCGAAGGAGATATAGTTGATCGGGCAACGTACATAAATTTTATATCTGATTCATTGAAACCAGTTACCGCGAAAGATATTTGTTT
This window encodes:
- the LOC134796854 gene encoding uncharacterized protein LOC134796854, whose product is MAASANVIYGGNLTFDHNAQEWRIFKERFEAMCFANDLTETTDKAGTKRRSILLTTLVEETYRVAKDLVYPKTLNTIVYSTLLEKLDAHFESPRCSFAERYKFYKAEQRTGEDLGEWAARVRSLAQFCGFTTELDTALRDRFVLGLENAKEREKLFAESVDKLTFSKALHLAQATRSARQGLQATGSARQTGGASGGEVFAVRAGAARSQPNNSNNTRQACAVCGYKNHTKDKCRYINYSCKKCNTKGHLSRMCKMSDKKFNFIAEETDDIHEDLTM